A segment of the Salmo trutta chromosome 3, fSalTru1.1, whole genome shotgun sequence genome:
CAAGGGGTAAGATGAAACTGCTTCACTATGAGATAGGCCTATTTGGCTTTACAGTGCCCAGTATTTGGTTTAGCACTTGTCAGTAAGAACTATGATTTCCCATTATGACTAAATGCAGCAGCAGTCTCAGCAGAATAATTAATTTCATTTAGTATTAGGAGGATAAACATGGCTGCCAATTTTTATTTCATCGGGTGTTTCAAGTGGGTAAAATAGTTACccaaaataaaacaaacaaatccACCAACAATTTCTATTACAATGGTGGCAACCAATCATGTGTAGCAAACTGTTTAGAGACATCAATACCTCAAGATTATTTCAAATGTTTACACCATGTGgccttataaactcagcaaaaaaagaaacgtccctttttcaagaccctgtatttcaaagataattcataaaattccaaataacttcagatcttcattgtaaagggtttaaacactttcTCATGCttttttaaaatatgttttttttttatacaattaatgaacatgcacctgtggaacggtcgttaagacactaacagcttacagacggtaggcaattaaggtcagttatgaaaacttaggacactagaggcctttctactgactctgaaaaacaccaaaagaaagatgccccgGGTCTCTGCTCATccgcgtgaacgtgccttaggcatgctgaaaggaggcatgaggactacagatgtggccagggcaataaattgcaatgttcgtactgtgagacacctaagccAGCgctacaggaaggacagttgatggtcctcgcagtggcagaccatgtgtaacaacacctgcacaggatcggtagaTCTGaacatcccacctgcgggacaggtataggatggcaacaacaactgcccaagttacaccaggaacgcacaatccctccatcagtgctcagactgtccacaatatgctgagagaggctggactgagggcttgtaggcctgttgtaaggcaggtcctcaccagacatcaccggcaactatgttgcctatgggcacaaacccaccgttgctggaccagacagaactggcaaaaagtgctcttcactgacgagtcgcggttgtgtctcaacaggggtgatggtcggattcgcttttatcgtcgaaagaatgagcgttacaccgaggcctgcactctggaacgggatcgatttggaggtggagggtccatcgtggtctggggcggtgtggcacagcatcatcggactgagcttgttatcattgcaggcaatcaacgctgtgcgttacagggaagacatcctcctccctcatgtggtacccttcctgcaggctcatcctgacaatcctgacaatgccaccagccatactgctcgttctgtgcatgatttcctgcaagacaggaatgtcagtgttctgccatggcctgcgaagagcccggatctcaatcacattgagcacacctgggacctgttggatcggaggttgagggctagggccattccccccagaaatgtccgggaacttgcaggtgccttggtggaagagtggggtaacatctcacagcaaaaactagcaaatctggtacagtccatgaggaggagatgcactgcagtacttaatgcagctggtggccacaccagatactgactgttacttttgattttgacccccctttgttcagggacacattattccatttctgttagtcacatgtctgtggagcttgttcagtttatgtctccgttgttgaatcttatgttcatacaaatatttacacgttaagtttgctttaaataaatgcagttgacagtgagaggacgtttatttttttgctgagttttagCCTAAACTAAAATCAGCCACAAATACCAATAAAAATGTCAATTGTGTTAACGAAAATGATGTATACTATAGATTACAGGAATgttaaactcattccatggagggcctagtgttaAACCATGCAAGGGGAGTtacttactaattagtgaccttaaatcaatcaagtacaaggttggagcaaaaacccgcAGATActtggccctctgtggaatgtGTGACACATTTGCTCTACAAATTTGTGATTTCTTCATCTGTCCATTCCTTTTCCACAATGGTATTATGTGCAGAGTGCAAATTCAAAAAGGTATAAAAGACTAAGAATAATGATTTACGTCCCTCAAGTACTTGCCACCCTCCCTCATGCTCACAAACTGAATAAGAAAACTGTCTTTATTCACCAGTCAGGACTTGACAGCAGCAGTCTGGTTAATGCCATGTCTGCCCCAAAGGGAGAAACCTTGCACTTTAGTCGTTGTCAGAGCCCTCGGGGGGCAGGAATATCAAGGAATCATGAAAGTTGTGCCCATACGGGCGTAGTCTGTAAACTCCAAACATCATGACCTGCATCTGGTTTGGTGACATTCCGCTGAAGGTGATGGCTAAGTCAGAGCAGCAGCCCTCCACCACGTCCAAGTTTTTTTTGTCCATGCTGTCTTGGATGAGTGAACCCACACTCTTACTGTTGAACAGCCCCTTGCCCTGTATGTCCTCACCATTCTCTGCAAAGACCCCGGTGTACTTCAGACATATAGCTAATTGTTTCTCCTCGCTCAGCTTCCACAGGGCTCTGCCTCGCTCCGGACACTTGTCCTCGTCCTTGAACACGTTCACCAGCCTCTTGAGTGCCTCATAGCTCAGCACGATGCCGCTCTGGTACTCCACGTACTCCAGTTCACCCGATTTCATGGCATGGCCTATGTAGAAGGGCTCGTTGGGGTCCTTGGCCAGAATGAGGTACTTGAGGTTCTCGATGATGGCGAAGGTGGTGGGCCGCGCCACGAAGAACCAGCGCAGGTCGCCGGCATTGTCATACGCGTGCTTCAGGGCCTTGCGCAGCTTGGCCCACTCGTCCTGTTCATTAAGGTCCACCGCTTCCAGAGCTTTGGCCGACTCGGAGCTGTAGAATACGGCGTGGTCGCAGTGTTTACCCCAGGTGTCCTTGGCTGTGGCCCAATACACCAGGACAGAAGGCTGAACCATGATGACGCAATAGACTCGCACTCTCTGGCTCAGCTCCACCATCTGGGAATCAGACAGGCTCTGTAGCTCGTCCTTGGTGGGAGCcttgatgtggtggtggtggtggtcctcTGGGCTGGACTGCATGCCTGGTGTATAGTTCCCCAACAGGGACAACAACAGGCAGAATGTGCCTCCCAGGGCTATCCCCTTCACAAAGGAGCTGCCTTCCGACAACATGTTTGTCAACAGCACACGCTGAAAGTAGGAACAAACCATTAATTCGCCATATTACTAATTAAACTGGATACTCATGACCATTGAAAAACACGCTAGCTACATACCTAACAAGTGACTGTCATTTCATGTTATTCGAGTGTGTTGCTAGCTAACTACTGTTAGCAAGCTAACTTTTTGCTGTTAGCATTAGCAAGGACATGACTCAACTGTCAGTGAAAACTATttaatggctggctggctggctacccTACCTATAACTTGACAAGCAAGGCGAATAGGTAGTTAGCTTGATTTCTAGCGAACGTTAcagatagctagctagattaGCTATAAACACATCTCATTAAGAGAAACGTTtcaacccccccccaaacaaaatcTAGAAAACACTTACCTACAAACGACTGCAGCTGACAGAGAATTCCTTCCTTTCCTTTTTAGTTTCCACTCCTGTCGAATGAGGTTTCGGTATGCTGATATACCTCAGGGTTGCAAGCCAGCTATTGGATTTAAAAAACACAACGAACTTCCGGGTTCTTCTTCTTTGCTATCATGGCGTTCGCACATCTTGTGTGTgaatgccgccacctactgtgttCAATCACTTTAAATTTGTGATACAAAAAGTAAATGGggaaaaaataagtaaaaaattgCACACCAACCAACCATACACCTATATACCGCTATTTCATAAAGAATCTCAAAACATCTtataactcttctgcagtaaaatcttaTACACCCAGGTACTTCACTGCAGCTGccacctacactcattaaaaaatCCACTACCCCATTCCAATACTTTGACTCTATTTTCTCCTGCACCATGCCTATGGCCTGGAAGGATGGGGCACccccactcaacacaccctgtaactcttcagAAGTCAAATCTCATTtacccaaatacttctctgcagctgccaccgccaacatctattttctgtgatttatgttccatttctgcgttacagttgataaccattgctaagAAGCCAACATTTCTGAAGCTCAAAACACTCAATGGCCTATCCTTCTGTACTGACACAAATCTACTACTCACTGGGATCACAGTTGCCAGGTCAAGCAAATATTTCTAGCCCAATGACCACTCAAGACCTGCCCAAAAGGCTTGAAAACTAGCCCAAGTATTTTTTTCACAGCAAGAGAGGAGGCCATATTTATACAATAAAACTTTTTTCTATAACATTATCGAGCCAACTAAGAAGGAATATCATAGTAACTTGTAACGACATTAGAAGCAAAATGTAGGTTTcctcaaaataataattattgcaaGATATGATGTGACGTAATAAAGGAATTTGAATATGTGGCAAGAGAAAAGGTAATCGCCCTCATTAAACTCACCAGATCATTTGCACAAggggcaggggcggaaatcccgggggggacgggggggacacgacccccccatcctgggaaaaatatgattcgtcccccccaatatatcactgaaacataactatgtaatttaaatactattaataatacgcaatgaaagcaattgtgctgattatagacacataatagcgcgtttttaagtttaaAAAGATTGCAACccacccaccctttgcctcacaatggtttgatccactgccagttccttagcttgctaggtaacagagaggtcgtatctactgtctgaaaggcactcaatgcacgtaactgacgtgaggttaatccagtcaatcgcgcacacacactagctgaatatgcagagctagtgcgcaaatattaactattaagctagctagtacctattccatttatgtggcgtcgtcaaagatggaatcagcatgcagatgatgtaagttagtgcttaaaagtccctgtgataaggttagcgataaactgaaatccaaactgaacagaactacactctcttctaccattgtcttaaatatatttaatggtctcgtggcaaaagctaaattgtcgcaagtgaacttttatttatttattttatttcatctttatttatttatttttatttatttatttcacctgggtagcaaagattatagcaaacaccactgaaactgaattggtgctcgctagctttgcaaattcagctattgttggaagccagccaatatgaaacaaactattaaaattacaaaaggttgcagcatatgttgtgtaaatggtgaactcatacagctgtcaactcttgtcattttaatccgtttcacatttgctagctaccttttagatcgaagcccaaatagaatgattgaagatgatagaagcccatctcctactgtaaataacctacacactgtgtgtagccagccaggtagaaaaatggcagaaaaataaaagacggacatcagagtatttttcaatacaccaaaacgcatagtaagaaccctagtagcctaatatctcaaagactagttgataaaatgtttataagaaagaaatgaaattctaatggaaatgtttcacaatgatgtcattaggcagagcaggcaacagatggcacacagacagcagagttggggacagatatgcagggacagactggcagagacagggagtctcaggtaagtttgttgagtctttgtttggcaacattatgaaaggttctcaatttttttgacttgtaaaataggaacataattggaaaatgccatggatacccccactctcaacttaaactggtgactgaactaacatTTGTTAAaagcaatggtattgctgttgtgattagttgtgtagttttgggtaccggtagttaggagtacggcaaacaccttatttctttggttcctcaatatacatttaccatattacaatgtaggctatgttttacagcactactttttgtgtccccctcaggaattgctcttgagaaaatttcatgtaattgttccctccaaagttgatatcagattttcgccaatgacaagggggtatggtatatggccaatataccacggctaagggctgttctgaaGCATGACGCAactcggagtgcctggatacagctgttagccgtggtatatAGGCCATATACCGCAAACCCCgggggtgccttattgctattataaactggttagcaacgtaattacaacagtaaaaagtaatattttgtcatacccctggtatatggtctgttataaactgggtggttcgaaccctgaatgctgatttgctgacagccgtggtatatcagaccgtataccaccggatatgacaaaacatttatttttactgctctaattacgttggtaaccagtttataatagcaataaggtccctcaggggtttgtgatatatggccaatatactacggctaagggtTGTACATAGGCACTTTGCGTTGCATCGTGACTtataacagcccttagccgtggtatattggccatatacctcaccccttcgggccttattgcttaaatataccacagctttcagccaatcagcattcagggctcgaaccaggtTTATAATTGTAAATATATCCCCTTTGCACATGTGCATAACTGTAGATACACCGACAGGAGATCTCAATCTATGAGCAAGAAAAACTTGGATGAACATcaaaaaaaacaaatgttaggctattttctggcaattgtgCTGTTATTATGTGCCAAATGTTAAGACTACAAATGGCCCATTTGCGAGATTGATTTATCATTCCAATAGGCATAGGCTACAGACTAAAATCTTGGTTTATGATTGTAATTCAATTTTGTCATGGTTTGCTTTGATAAAagcaggtagcctatagcccctgataggcctacatctcatttcagatagtctacagtagcctagacatgatgtaggcaagatgtaaactgaacgatttagcagcttgcttagttcaaattAACAGACTAATTTATTCAACATGAATAGCGAGGTGATGAAGAGGTAAGAAGTGCTTGTGTTTATCAATAGCCTGCTGGAATAGGTTACTGAGGATGGGGTAATAATTTCAATCACTGAACTAAATATGAATAATATGTATATGAACTGAATATActtgtcaacaacagcca
Coding sequences within it:
- the LOC115170090 gene encoding C1GALT1-specific chaperone 1-like, giving the protein MLSEGSSFVKGIALGGTFCLLLSLLGNYTPGMQSSPEDHHHHHIKAPTKDELQSLSDSQMVELSQRVRVYCVIMVQPSVLVYWATAKDTWGKHCDHAVFYSSESAKALEAVDLNEQDEWAKLRKALKHAYDNAGDLRWFFVARPTTFAIIENLKYLILAKDPNEPFYIGHAMKSGELEYVEYQSGIVLSYEALKRLVNVFKDEDKCPERGRALWKLSEEKQLAICLKYTGVFAENGEDIQGKGLFNSKSVGSLIQDSMDKKNLDVVEGCCSDLAITFSGMSPNQMQVMMFGVYRLRPYGHNFHDSLIFLPPEGSDND